In Micromonospora purpureochromogenes, a single window of DNA contains:
- a CDS encoding ArsI/CadI family heavy metal resistance metalloenzyme has product MSRVQLALRVSDLEGSVAFYSKLFGVEPAKRRPGYANFAVENPPLKLVLLEGEPDQPTVMDHLGVEVFSTDEVNAATTRLTDAGLITLEEKSTECCYALQDKVWVRGPGNEPWEVYTVKADSPQLEKATESACCTPAAEKEPATSGAAASCC; this is encoded by the coding sequence ATGTCCCGCGTCCAGCTCGCCCTGCGCGTTTCCGACCTCGAGGGCTCCGTCGCCTTCTACTCCAAGCTGTTCGGCGTCGAGCCGGCGAAGCGTCGCCCCGGCTACGCCAACTTCGCCGTCGAGAACCCGCCGCTGAAGCTCGTCCTGCTCGAAGGCGAGCCCGACCAGCCCACCGTCATGGACCACCTCGGGGTGGAGGTGTTCAGCACGGACGAGGTCAACGCCGCGACCACGCGCCTCACCGACGCCGGCCTGATCACGCTGGAGGAGAAGAGCACGGAGTGCTGCTACGCCCTCCAGGACAAGGTCTGGGTACGCGGACCGGGCAACGAGCCGTGGGAGGTCTACACCGTCAAGGCCGACTCCCCGCAGTTGGAGAAGGCGACCGAGAGCGCCTGCTGCACCCCGGCCGCCGAGAAGGAGCCCGCCACCAGCGGAGCCGCCGCAAGCTGCTGCTGA
- a CDS encoding VOC family protein — protein sequence MLSRMLTVTFDAHDPARLAQFWAGMLGRDVVEDAGGALLPGDDTQLSLRFVRSGAEQVGPNRRMHLHLTSASGADQQHTVATALGLGAGHLDVGQRPEEGHIVLADPEGNAFCVIEPGNAFLAGCGLLGELACDGTREVGLFWSEALGWPLVWDQDQETAIQSPHGGTKVAWGGPPVAPKKVRNRQRFDLAPAGGDQRAEVDRLVSLGATRLEVGEDGAVVLADPDGNEFCVRGN from the coding sequence ATGCTCTCACGAATGCTGACGGTGACCTTCGATGCGCACGACCCGGCTCGCCTGGCGCAGTTCTGGGCCGGCATGCTCGGCCGAGATGTCGTCGAGGACGCCGGCGGTGCGCTCCTGCCTGGTGACGACACGCAGCTCAGCCTCCGGTTCGTCCGGAGCGGCGCGGAGCAGGTGGGGCCGAACCGCCGCATGCACCTTCACCTGACCAGCGCCAGCGGCGCCGACCAGCAGCACACGGTGGCGACGGCGCTGGGGCTCGGCGCCGGCCACCTCGACGTCGGGCAGCGCCCCGAGGAGGGGCACATCGTCCTGGCCGACCCCGAGGGCAACGCGTTCTGCGTGATCGAGCCGGGCAACGCCTTCCTCGCCGGGTGCGGCCTGCTCGGGGAGCTCGCCTGCGACGGCACGCGGGAGGTCGGCCTCTTCTGGAGCGAGGCGCTGGGCTGGCCGCTGGTGTGGGACCAGGACCAGGAGACCGCGATCCAGTCACCGCACGGCGGCACGAAGGTCGCGTGGGGCGGGCCGCCCGTGGCCCCGAAAAAGGTGAGGAACCGGCAGCGCTTCGACCTCGCCCCGGCCGGTGGCGACCAGCGAGCGGAGGTCGACCGGCTGGTCTCCCTCGGGGCCACTCGGCTCGAGGTCGGTGAGGACGGCGCCGTCGTACTGGCCGATCCCGACGGCAACGAGTTCTGCGTCAGAGGGAACTGA
- a CDS encoding ArsR/SmtB family transcription factor: MPKQTLPVVDLQAVACCPPIAASPLDTAQAKVVAPMFKALGDPVRLRLMSMIASVPEICVCDLTPAFDLSGPTISHHLKVLREAGLVDSERRGTWVWYRVKAEAFRQLGLLLDIPARPAVEAGRERR, translated from the coding sequence ATGCCGAAACAAACGCTGCCGGTGGTGGACCTGCAAGCGGTGGCCTGCTGCCCTCCGATCGCCGCGAGTCCGCTGGACACCGCGCAGGCGAAAGTCGTCGCGCCGATGTTCAAGGCCCTGGGTGACCCGGTCCGGCTGCGGCTGATGTCGATGATCGCCTCGGTGCCGGAGATCTGCGTCTGCGACCTGACCCCCGCGTTCGACCTGTCCGGGCCGACCATCTCCCACCATCTGAAGGTGCTGCGCGAGGCCGGTCTGGTCGACTCGGAGCGGCGCGGCACCTGGGTCTGGTACCGGGTCAAGGCCGAGGCGTTCCGCCAGCTCGGCCTGCTCCTGGACATCCCGGCCCGGCCCGCCGTCGAGGCCGGCCGTGAGCGACGGTGA